In Alkalihalobacterium alkalinitrilicum, a genomic segment contains:
- a CDS encoding spore germination protein: MIKKHKIQKGKTAKVPDQMLDKLSNKKLTTDLEQSLETIQHVLGMNDDFFIRRFHVFGQYKAAVVYFENLNDIGVINKDILKLFMNAPKNLGNQSITLEQLKNIIFYDTLYFAESKLESNISRIVQSLMEGHTTVLIDGLEEAFLLETRNVEKRSIENPDTERVIRGPREGFIEQLQPNLALLRYRLQTTDFRITTMRLGRITKSKVALCYVEGIAEPALVEEVKDRLSAIDIDGIQDSGYLEQFIEDNHLSPFPQIQNSERPDKAVAAMLEGKVVLLVDGSPFALIAPAVFNQFYQTTEDYSERFLMGSLVRIVRLIALVFALFFPAIYVSIIAYNPELIPTDFAVAVASGRAGVPFPTILEVLIMEVAMEVLREATIRLPQQVGGALSIVGVLVIGQAAVEAGFVSPITVVVIALTTIGSFATPAYNAAIALRMLRFPLVIIAGIFGLYGVMIGFILIMNHMLSLNSFGVPYMSPIVPGDFQGMKDTVVRSPLWSMTKRPGQFHSQNQERLGENVVEQLNQEPSNTLNPQAGTKRWDD; encoded by the coding sequence ATGATTAAAAAGCATAAAATTCAAAAGGGTAAAACTGCTAAAGTGCCAGATCAAATGTTAGATAAACTATCAAATAAAAAGCTAACAACAGACTTAGAACAATCGTTAGAGACGATCCAACATGTCCTTGGAATGAACGATGATTTTTTCATTAGACGATTTCATGTATTTGGTCAGTATAAAGCTGCAGTTGTTTATTTTGAAAACTTAAATGACATAGGGGTTATTAATAAAGATATTTTAAAACTATTTATGAATGCTCCTAAAAACCTGGGTAATCAAAGTATTACTCTTGAGCAATTAAAAAATATTATATTTTATGATACCTTGTATTTTGCTGAATCAAAATTAGAAAGTAATATTTCTAGAATAGTACAAAGTCTTATGGAAGGACATACCACCGTTTTGATTGACGGGCTGGAGGAAGCGTTTCTCTTAGAGACTCGAAATGTTGAAAAACGTTCGATTGAAAATCCAGATACAGAGCGAGTGATCCGGGGACCTCGGGAAGGATTTATTGAACAACTACAACCTAACCTGGCTCTTTTACGGTATCGACTACAAACTACAGACTTCCGAATCACAACAATGAGGCTAGGGCGTATAACAAAGAGTAAGGTAGCATTATGTTATGTTGAAGGAATTGCTGAACCTGCCCTTGTTGAAGAGGTGAAAGATCGTCTTTCAGCCATTGATATCGACGGTATACAGGATTCTGGGTATCTTGAACAATTTATCGAAGACAATCACCTTTCTCCTTTTCCACAAATTCAAAATTCTGAGCGCCCCGATAAAGCGGTTGCTGCGATGTTAGAAGGAAAGGTTGTCCTTCTCGTTGACGGATCTCCCTTTGCTCTAATTGCACCTGCTGTATTTAACCAGTTTTATCAAACGACGGAAGATTATTCTGAACGGTTTTTAATGGGTAGTTTAGTTCGAATCGTTCGGCTAATTGCATTAGTTTTTGCTTTGTTTTTTCCTGCCATTTACGTATCGATTATTGCATATAATCCTGAATTAATTCCGACTGACTTTGCCGTTGCTGTAGCTAGTGGAAGAGCTGGAGTACCATTCCCCACTATCCTCGAAGTATTAATAATGGAAGTTGCTATGGAAGTATTGCGAGAAGCAACCATCCGTTTGCCACAACAAGTAGGGGGCGCCCTTTCAATTGTTGGGGTATTAGTTATAGGACAAGCTGCAGTCGAAGCTGGTTTTGTTAGCCCGATTACTGTTGTCGTGATCGCTTTAACGACAATAGGATCATTTGCTACACCTGCTTATAATGCAGCTATCGCACTACGGATGCTTAGATTCCCCTTGGTTATTATTGCGGGTATCTTTGGCTTATATGGAGTGATGATCGGTTTTATTTTAATTATGAATCATATGCTTTCTTTAAACTCATTCGGTGTGCCTTACATGAGCCCTATCGTTCCAGGGGATTTTCAAGGAATGAAGGATACAGTCGTTCGAAGTCCGCTATGGTCGATGACCAAAAGGCCAGGGCAATTCCATAGTCAGAATCAAGAACGTCTAGGTGAAAATGTAGTTGAACAATTAAATCAAGAACCAAGTAATACACTTAATCCTCAGGCTGGTACGAAAAGGTGGGATGATTGA
- a CDS encoding ATP-binding cassette domain-containing protein: protein MLILHIGKGICLGLIGPNGAGKSTVMKILSSIHADFEGKVSVLGLPLRTEKNKIK from the coding sequence ATATTAATTTTACATATAGGAAAAGGAATATGTTTAGGATTAATCGGTCCAAATGGTGCGGGTAAATCTACAGTAATGAAAATATTATCGAGTATTCATGCAGATTTTGAAGGGAAAGTTTCTGTTTTGGGTTTACCTCTCAGGACAGAAAAGAACAAAATTAAGTAG
- a CDS encoding HAD family hydrolase, translating into MAKVILFDLDGTLLPMDTESFIQNYIKELAPRVAHIMEPNHFVKSLWAGTEAMIKNLDPKKTNEQVFEETFLTMTKLNKNDIWPTLDHFYENIFPTFSHFTQPTSTAKKVVDEAFSQGYRVAIATNPVFPKVAINHRLNWAGVADMPFDMVTVYEESTFTKPHTHYYNDICQRLKVTPEECIMVGNDVQEDMVVSTIGMKTFLVDGFVIDRGTQSYAIDERGTLDELYHRLASRTGLFTK; encoded by the coding sequence GTGGCAAAGGTCATTTTATTTGATTTAGATGGAACATTACTTCCTATGGATACCGAGTCGTTTATCCAAAATTACATTAAAGAATTAGCTCCTAGAGTAGCTCATATCATGGAACCTAATCATTTTGTGAAATCGCTTTGGGCTGGAACTGAAGCGATGATTAAAAATTTAGATCCAAAGAAAACGAATGAACAAGTATTTGAAGAAACATTTTTAACCATGACAAAACTGAATAAAAACGACATTTGGCCGACGTTAGATCATTTTTATGAGAACATTTTCCCGACATTTTCACATTTCACCCAACCAACCTCAACTGCCAAAAAAGTTGTCGATGAAGCCTTCTCACAAGGATATCGAGTTGCAATAGCAACGAACCCTGTGTTTCCGAAAGTCGCAATTAACCATCGCTTAAATTGGGCGGGAGTGGCCGATATGCCGTTTGATATGGTGACGGTCTATGAAGAAAGTACATTTACAAAACCTCACACGCATTATTATAACGATATTTGTCAGCGTCTGAAAGTAACACCAGAAGAGTGTATTATGGTAGGAAATGATGTGCAAGAAGATATGGTCGTAAGTACGATTGGGATGAAAACGTTTTTGGTTGACGGCTTTGTTATCGACCGTGGGACTCAGAGCTATGCGATTGATGAACGTGGAACATTAGACGAGTTGTATCATAGATTAGCAAGTCGAACGGGATTGTTTACTAAGTAA